A region of Bacteroidota bacterium DNA encodes the following proteins:
- a CDS encoding S41 family peptidase, with protein sequence MNKMKKHGVMAAILVASIVTLAFSSSSYFEITKNLDIFTTLYKELNTYYVDTLNPEKLMQSSIHEMLNSLDPYTDFISEEDMEDYRTQTTGKYGGIGALIGTRGEWVTVTEPYEGFPADKSGLRAGDKIIEVDGKVAKNYKTDQVSAMLKGKPGTEVVVKIKRLNKDGNEDELTVRLTREEIKIRNVPYYGMITDEVGYIRLGGFTERASMEVKAALESLEAKNKIKGLVFDLRGNPGGLLHEAINVANIFVDRNLQIVSTKGKQEEWNKSFRSLNDPVDLKIPLVILTDGGSASAAEIVAGSMQDLDRAVIIGQKTFGKGLVQSTRPEPYQAKLKITSAKYYIPSGRCIQAINYAERNEDGSVKRIPDSLKVAFKTNNGRTVYDGGGIDPDIILEPEKLSNIAISLLSKSLIADYATEYRAKHDKIGSPREFNIGDAGYADFVAWVSKKDYDYTTRSEKLLEEFKSTAEKEKYLDAVQPDLEAMKKNMIHDKEQDLVKEKTQLKELLEEEIVSRYYLYSGRLQSVFRKDPEVRKAIEILNDNSKMNEILAKK encoded by the coding sequence ATGAATAAAATGAAAAAACACGGAGTGATGGCCGCTATTCTGGTAGCGAGCATCGTTACACTCGCCTTTAGCAGTTCTTCCTATTTCGAAATCACCAAGAACCTCGACATTTTCACTACGCTCTATAAAGAGTTGAATACGTATTATGTAGATACGCTCAATCCTGAAAAGCTGATGCAGAGCAGCATCCATGAAATGCTCAATTCTTTGGATCCCTATACCGATTTTATTTCTGAGGAAGATATGGAAGATTATCGCACACAAACAACCGGTAAATACGGCGGCATCGGCGCACTGATTGGCACCCGGGGTGAGTGGGTGACGGTGACGGAGCCTTATGAAGGTTTTCCTGCCGACAAATCGGGGTTGCGCGCCGGTGATAAGATTATAGAGGTGGATGGCAAGGTGGCCAAAAATTATAAGACCGACCAGGTGAGTGCCATGTTGAAAGGCAAACCGGGGACAGAAGTGGTCGTCAAAATAAAGCGATTGAATAAAGACGGAAACGAAGATGAACTGACGGTGCGTTTGACGCGCGAGGAAATAAAAATCCGAAACGTTCCCTACTATGGAATGATAACCGATGAAGTGGGTTATATCCGGTTGGGGGGCTTCACCGAAAGGGCAAGCATGGAAGTGAAAGCGGCACTGGAATCGCTGGAAGCAAAAAATAAAATCAAAGGATTGGTTTTTGATTTGCGGGGCAATCCCGGTGGCTTGTTGCACGAGGCCATTAACGTGGCTAATATTTTCGTGGATCGAAACCTCCAGATTGTTTCGACCAAAGGCAAACAAGAGGAATGGAACAAATCCTTCCGGTCGCTTAACGACCCGGTAGATCTGAAAATTCCATTAGTGATATTGACCGACGGCGGCTCTGCTTCGGCAGCGGAGATTGTGGCTGGCTCCATGCAGGATTTGGACCGCGCTGTGATTATTGGCCAGAAAACCTTTGGCAAAGGCTTGGTGCAGTCCACGCGCCCGGAACCATATCAGGCCAAGTTGAAAATCACCTCCGCCAAATACTACATCCCTTCCGGTCGCTGCATTCAGGCCATCAACTATGCCGAGCGCAACGAAGATGGAAGTGTGAAACGCATTCCCGACTCCTTAAAAGTGGCTTTCAAAACCAATAACGGCAGAACCGTTTATGATGGCGGAGGCATTGATCCCGATATCATTCTGGAACCGGAGAAGCTATCCAACATCGCCATCAGCCTGTTGAGCAAAAGCCTGATTGCTGACTATGCTACTGAGTATCGCGCAAAGCATGATAAAATTGGCAGTCCGCGGGAGTTCAATATCGGCGACGCCGGTTATGCAGATTTTGTAGCCTGGGTTTCTAAGAAGGATTATGACTACACCACACGCAGCGAAAAACTATTGGAAGAATTCAAATCAACTGCCGAAAAGGAAAAATATCTCGATGCGGTTCAGCCCGATTTGGAAGCGATGAAAAAGAATATGATACACGACAAAGAACAGGATTTGGTGAAAGAAAAAACACAGCTCAAAGAGTTGCTCGAAGAAGAAATCGTTTCCCGCTATTATCTCTACAGCGGCAGGCTTCAGTCGGTTTTTCGCAAAGACCCGGAGGTAAGAAAAGCGATAGAAATATTGAATGACAATTCAAAGATGAACGAAATCTTGGCAAAGAAATAA
- a CDS encoding T9SS type A sorting domain-containing protein yields MLQTFRVSIKAQLLVLVCFFALNPAKAQWVQIPDAQFATILAQAFPGSVVGGMMDTTSPAVLNAKSLHCGFADISTLEGVQYLDSLEYLNCTGVGGLNINSIPALPPRLIELVCSGNPLKTLPPLPKTLAHLSCLHSSLDSLPDLPASLINLDCSDNLLISLPVLPDSLKTLFCDDNFLNQLPSIPLSVQQLWCSNNQLTSLPPLIGVYDLACRSNSLISLSSLPQTMGYLDLYDNPNLLCLPPFKFIAYSMSIGNTGIKCLPNKIGHISSIPWLDAFPVCNLFNTDGCEVGWNIRGSIYTDDNADCVQQSNEQKPYPLKVNLYQSGVLSQSGYFHGGNYSFDTDLSSYTVEIDTAASIFHLEVTCPLSNSRTVNVTALDSLKYGIDFGLKCKPGFDVGVWNILGNRFRPSWNEQINIKAGDLANNYGVYCAGGVSGSVSVSFTGPAKYISPASGALTPNSVVGNTLTYNIADFGAVNAAKDFNIIVQTYTTAQAGQQVCFTVNVTPTAGDNNPSNNVLTQCFTVRTAFDPNDKTVSPAGIIDATNDWLTYTIRFQNTGNDTAIHVYIEDTLDTNLDMASFDLLAFSHPNVTQVLPGGVVKFNFPNIYLPDSIVNEPLSHGYVQYRVKPKSGLPSATHITNTAFIYFDFNAPEVTNTVENLFCIPDTTNLLGYVCPGGEGYLFNDTLRFDTGNYSASLIGDDGCDSLVNLDLTMLNAFPLINVYDTVCAGKPYLFKDTVIYMPGVYFRTFQSVHGCDSVVNLYLALRPTKSVSANLSICFGESVLFHDTLRSVSGSYSALYTASNGCDSTYVLNLTIKPKAYSTSSVSICKGKSYRFKGQDLTEPGTYNDTLTTGNCDSTITIYLTVDSNDVFIHQVSGDTLLAGGQGSITWMDCTNNQIVANQTDSIFTSPIFGRYAAIFTKNDCMDTTECMTVGYTALPSSGVSALNVYPNPNTGQVTIELGEILPTVEVTITNVLGQEVSHSVHHNLSAIHLPIKGASGVYFLTVRSGDETNVVRIVKK; encoded by the coding sequence ATGCTTCAAACTTTCCGCGTATCTATTAAGGCTCAGCTCTTGGTCTTGGTTTGTTTCTTCGCCCTGAACCCCGCAAAAGCGCAATGGGTGCAGATACCGGATGCCCAGTTTGCGACTATTTTAGCGCAAGCATTTCCCGGTAGTGTCGTAGGTGGTATGATGGACACAACTTCTCCCGCCGTTCTGAACGCAAAGAGTTTACACTGCGGGTTCGCCGATATAAGCACATTAGAAGGCGTGCAATATCTTGACAGTTTAGAATATCTAAATTGTACTGGTGTAGGGGGGCTCAATATTAATAGTATTCCTGCATTGCCGCCAAGACTTATCGAATTAGTATGTTCAGGAAATCCTCTGAAGACCCTACCTCCTTTACCTAAAACCTTGGCTCATTTATCCTGCCTACACAGTTCTCTGGATAGCCTCCCAGATCTACCAGCTTCTTTGATAAATCTGGATTGCAGTGATAACCTCTTAATAAGCCTGCCTGTACTTCCTGATTCGTTGAAAACGTTATTCTGTGATGATAACTTTCTTAATCAGCTACCTTCTATTCCCTTAAGTGTGCAACAACTCTGGTGTTCTAATAACCAGCTAACTAGCCTTCCCCCGCTGATTGGAGTTTATGATTTAGCGTGTCGGTCTAATTCTCTGATTTCATTATCTTCTCTACCACAAACTATGGGCTATCTGGACTTATATGATAACCCCAATCTTTTATGCTTGCCGCCTTTCAAATTTATAGCTTATAGTATGAGTATTGGGAACACGGGGATTAAATGTTTACCAAATAAAATTGGACATATAAGTTCTATACCATGGCTTGACGCGTTTCCAGTATGCAATTTATTTAATACCGACGGATGCGAGGTAGGATGGAATATTCGAGGTAGTATTTATACGGATGATAATGCCGATTGTGTACAACAATCCAATGAACAGAAGCCGTATCCATTGAAGGTTAATTTATATCAGTCGGGCGTACTGTCGCAGTCGGGCTACTTTCACGGGGGCAACTATTCTTTTGATACAGATTTATCAAGCTACACGGTTGAGATAGATACCGCTGCTTCTATCTTTCATTTGGAAGTTACCTGTCCACTTTCAAATAGTAGAACGGTTAACGTTACGGCACTTGATTCTTTAAAGTACGGAATTGATTTCGGACTAAAATGTAAGCCGGGTTTTGATGTAGGTGTTTGGAATATTCTCGGCAACAGATTTCGCCCATCATGGAATGAACAGATAAATATTAAAGCCGGAGATTTGGCAAATAACTATGGCGTGTATTGTGCCGGTGGTGTCAGCGGTAGTGTCAGTGTTTCGTTTACTGGTCCGGCCAAATATATTTCACCTGCCAGCGGAGCATTAACACCAAACAGTGTTGTTGGGAATACGCTGACTTATAATATTGCTGATTTCGGTGCGGTGAATGCTGCGAAGGATTTCAATATCATTGTTCAAACGTATACTACAGCACAAGCAGGTCAACAGGTGTGCTTTACAGTAAATGTTACTCCAACCGCTGGCGATAATAATCCAAGCAACAATGTATTGACCCAATGCTTTACCGTTCGCACTGCTTTTGACCCGAATGACAAAACAGTTTCTCCTGCGGGGATTATTGATGCCACGAATGATTGGCTGACTTATACCATCCGCTTTCAAAACACGGGCAACGATACGGCGATTCATGTGTATATAGAAGATACGCTCGATACCAACCTCGATATGGCTTCGTTTGATTTGCTGGCTTTCAGCCATCCGAACGTGACGCAGGTGTTGCCGGGCGGTGTGGTGAAGTTCAACTTTCCCAACATCTACCTGCCCGACAGCATTGTGAACGAGCCGCTGAGTCATGGCTATGTGCAATATCGGGTGAAGCCAAAGAGCGGTCTTCCTTCTGCTACACACATCACCAACACGGCCTTTATCTATTTTGATTTCAACGCCCCGGAGGTGACCAACACGGTCGAAAATCTATTCTGCATTCCTGACACCACCAACCTGTTGGGTTACGTATGTCCCGGAGGTGAAGGCTATTTGTTTAATGATACCTTGAGATTTGATACAGGCAATTACAGTGCTTCGCTTATCGGGGATGATGGTTGTGATTCGTTGGTGAACTTGGATTTAACGATGCTCAATGCGTTCCCCTTAATCAATGTTTACGATACGGTCTGTGCCGGCAAGCCCTATTTATTTAAAGATACGGTGATCTACATGCCCGGAGTATATTTCAGAACCTTTCAATCGGTGCATGGTTGCGATTCTGTAGTCAATCTGTATTTGGCGCTTCGCCCTACTAAATCAGTCAGTGCTAATCTCAGCATTTGTTTTGGAGAATCGGTTCTGTTCCATGATACTTTGAGGAGTGTTTCGGGCAGTTACTCGGCTTTATATACAGCGAGCAATGGTTGCGATTCTACTTATGTTCTGAATCTGACTATAAAACCCAAAGCCTATTCCACCTCGTCTGTTTCTATCTGCAAGGGCAAAAGCTACCGGTTCAAAGGACAGGACTTAACTGAACCGGGTACCTATAACGACACTCTGACAACCGGGAATTGCGATTCAACTATCACCATCTATCTGACCGTAGATAGCAATGATGTTTTCATCCATCAGGTTTCAGGAGATACACTGCTTGCCGGAGGTCAAGGCAGCATTACATGGATGGATTGCACGAATAATCAAATTGTGGCAAATCAAACGGATAGTATTTTTACAAGCCCAATCTTTGGCAGGTACGCAGCCATATTTACAAAGAACGATTGTATGGATACCACAGAATGTATGACTGTAGGCTATACCGCGCTTCCTTCATCCGGTGTTTCGGCTTTGAATGTTTATCCTAATCCGAATACCGGTCAGGTTACAATAGAATTGGGAGAGATATTACCTACTGTTGAAGTAACAATCACAAACGTTTTAGGTCAAGAGGTTAGCCACTCCGTGCATCATAATTTATCTGCTATCCACCTTCCAATTAAGGGTGCAAGTGGGGTGTATTTTCTGACGGTGAGATCAGGCGATGAAACGAATGTGGTGAGAATCGTGAAGAAGTGA
- a CDS encoding DUF1761 domain-containing protein, with protein sequence MQLNFPILAASALIPLALGFIWYNPKVFGKAWMKSAGMTDDTMKGANMILIFALTYVFSFFLAMGVNFMVIHQWHLFSMVMNDPGMSDPNSAVHTMLKDMMAKYGNDFRSYRHGALHGFIGGVEFSLPIIGINALFERKSFKYVAINVGFWVVCITIMGALICHFR encoded by the coding sequence ATGCAACTTAACTTTCCCATTCTTGCCGCTTCGGCACTCATCCCTCTTGCATTAGGTTTTATATGGTATAACCCCAAAGTATTCGGAAAAGCCTGGATGAAATCTGCCGGCATGACCGACGACACGATGAAGGGCGCCAATATGATTCTGATTTTTGCGCTTACATACGTCTTTAGCTTTTTCCTCGCTATGGGTGTCAATTTCATGGTGATTCACCAATGGCATTTGTTTTCTATGGTGATGAACGACCCCGGCATGAGCGACCCGAACTCTGCTGTCCATACTATGCTTAAAGACATGATGGCAAAATATGGAAATGACTTTCGCAGCTACAGACACGGAGCTTTGCACGGCTTTATAGGAGGGGTGGAGTTTTCCCTGCCTATCATTGGTATCAATGCCTTGTTTGAAAGAAAGAGTTTTAAGTACGTTGCTATCAATGTGGGCTTTTGGGTGGTCTGCATTACTATAATGGGTGCTTTGATTTGTCATTTTCGTTGA